One genomic segment of Ipomoea triloba cultivar NCNSP0323 chromosome 9, ASM357664v1 includes these proteins:
- the LOC116028828 gene encoding meiotic recombination protein DMC1 homolog isoform X1: protein MGSMEALSTHSTPIRPDRILPIAERFGMDAGAVLDNIIYACAYTYEHQYNLLLGLAAKMAEEPFRLLIVDSVIALFRVDFTGRGELVERQQKLAQMLSRLTKIAEEFNVAVYMTNQVIADPGGGVFISDPKKPAGGHVLAHTHLQVIPASYLAGVSN from the exons ATGGGTTCAATGGAGGCACTCTCTACTCACTCTACACCTAT CCGACCTGATCGTATTCTGCCAATTGCTGAAAGATTTGGCATGGATGCCGGAGCTGTTCTTGACAAT ATCATTTATGCTTGTGCATACACATATGAGCACCAATACAACCTACTCCTTGGTCTGGCAGCAAAAATGGCTGAAGAACCTTTCAGGCTTCTG ATTGTTGATTCGGTAATTGCATTGTTTCGAGTGGATTTCACAGGAAGAGGAGAACTTGTAGAACGCCAG CAAAAGTTGGCTCAGATGCTCTCCAGATTGACAAAAATTGCTGAGGAATTTAATGTTGCTGTTTACATGACCAACCAAG TAATTGCTGATCCAGGAGGTGGTGTCTTCATATCAGATCCAAAGAAGCCTGCAGGAGGGCATGTACTTGCTCATACACATCTGCAGGTAATTCCTGCTTCTTATCTTGCAGGGGTTTCCAATTGA
- the LOC116028828 gene encoding meiotic recombination protein DMC1 homolog isoform X2, whose translation MGSMEALSTHSTPIRPDRILPIAERFGMDAGAVLDNIIYACAYTYEHQYNLLLGLAAKMAEEPFRLLIVDSVIALFRVDFTGRGELVERQQKLAQMLSRLTKIAEEFNVAVYMTNQVIADPGGGVFISDPKKPAGGHVLAHTHLQ comes from the exons ATGGGTTCAATGGAGGCACTCTCTACTCACTCTACACCTAT CCGACCTGATCGTATTCTGCCAATTGCTGAAAGATTTGGCATGGATGCCGGAGCTGTTCTTGACAAT ATCATTTATGCTTGTGCATACACATATGAGCACCAATACAACCTACTCCTTGGTCTGGCAGCAAAAATGGCTGAAGAACCTTTCAGGCTTCTG ATTGTTGATTCGGTAATTGCATTGTTTCGAGTGGATTTCACAGGAAGAGGAGAACTTGTAGAACGCCAG CAAAAGTTGGCTCAGATGCTCTCCAGATTGACAAAAATTGCTGAGGAATTTAATGTTGCTGTTTACATGACCAACCAAG TAATTGCTGATCCAGGAGGTGGTGTCTTCATATCAGATCCAAAGAAGCCTGCAGGAGGGCATGTACTTGCTCATACACATCTGCAG TAG